A stretch of Candidatus Bathyarchaeota archaeon DNA encodes these proteins:
- a CDS encoding nitrite/sulfite reductase: MFGQKREQTRIISEIEKFSTRFSLGRDSNPFNSTGSPHFLRVKIPGGFLTSNQFRRIAEISELYGKGKIEITNRQGIQLHWIEADEALEVFRELDQIGFNTDMCGQGFRGAGHGDVRNVVCCPASGVEEDEVLDGRPLMKKLTKFFNGNTDFLDMPKKFKISISGCGHDCTRAQINDLAFIAVKKNAEAGYTPLLGGSTGRTQPGPRLAQPTGIFIRPEDAFNFAVATAELFRDNGNRESKAKARFKWLLHEWGLEKFLLVLETKLGLSFEEYIGPIFNGRGEHFGINPQSQKGHHYVTIPVLGGRLTSREMIEFSRLADEYGSGELRLTPSQNIIIPHVVDSEPLVRVLEEMGFHFSVPNIHWMGMGCASDFCGKSQSPHAKEIVKRLTAHLEEVFEVTFLDSADFVLHSSGCPNNCCPSNIAEIGLLGKSARKDGQMVQVYDILLGGGFGPEPVFGRRILRSVQHEELGSRIESLLRKYRENRVPEEKLKEFCLRHTEAELEEYLKITEVEIK, from the coding sequence ATGTTTGGACAAAAAAGGGAACAAACGAGAATCATATCAGAAATAGAAAAGTTTTCCACACGATTTTCCCTAGGTAGAGATAGCAATCCCTTCAACTCCACGGGTTCTCCGCATTTCCTTCGCGTAAAGATCCCCGGGGGTTTTCTGACCTCAAATCAGTTCCGTCGGATTGCGGAGATATCTGAGTTATATGGAAAGGGTAAAATAGAGATTACTAATCGCCAGGGCATCCAGCTCCACTGGATTGAGGCTGATGAGGCTCTCGAGGTGTTCCGTGAATTGGATCAGATTGGGTTCAACACGGATATGTGTGGACAGGGCTTTAGGGGAGCTGGTCATGGAGACGTGAGAAACGTTGTGTGCTGCCCAGCCTCTGGGGTCGAGGAGGATGAGGTGCTGGACGGGCGCCCCCTGATGAAGAAGCTTACCAAGTTCTTTAACGGGAACACCGACTTCTTAGATATGCCAAAAAAGTTCAAAATATCGATCTCCGGATGCGGTCATGACTGTACTCGGGCCCAGATAAACGATCTCGCCTTCATCGCAGTAAAGAAAAACGCTGAAGCAGGCTACACACCTCTCTTGGGGGGCAGCACGGGAAGGACCCAGCCAGGTCCTCGACTTGCTCAGCCCACGGGAATCTTCATCCGGCCTGAGGATGCCTTTAACTTTGCCGTCGCCACAGCTGAGCTGTTCAGAGACAACGGGAACCGAGAAAGCAAGGCAAAAGCACGTTTTAAGTGGCTTCTCCACGAATGGGGACTCGAAAAGTTCCTATTAGTCCTCGAGACGAAACTTGGATTAAGTTTTGAGGAATACATTGGGCCCATCTTTAACGGCAGGGGGGAGCACTTTGGTATAAATCCCCAAAGCCAAAAAGGGCATCACTACGTCACTATCCCTGTCTTAGGGGGGCGACTCACGAGCAGAGAGATGATTGAGTTTTCTCGGCTTGCAGATGAATACGGTTCGGGAGAGTTGAGACTGACTCCATCTCAGAACATCATTATCCCCCATGTAGTGGATAGTGAACCTCTGGTAAGAGTCCTTGAAGAGATGGGATTTCACTTCAGCGTTCCTAATATCCATTGGATGGGGATGGGATGCGCCTCGGATTTCTGTGGCAAGTCCCAGAGCCCACATGCAAAGGAGATTGTGAAAAGACTTACGGCTCACCTTGAGGAAGTGTTCGAAGTCACATTCCTAGATTCTGCAGATTTCGTTCTTCACTCCAGCGGCTGCCCTAATAACTGCTGTCCAAGCAACATCGCGGAGATAGGTCTCCTAGGAAAATCGGCAAGAAAGGACGGTCAGATGGTCCAAGTCTACGATATTCTCCTTGGGGGTGGATTCGGCCCAGAGCCAGTTTTCGGGAGGCGTATCCTACGAAGCGTTCAACATGAGGAGCTCGGCTCTAGGATCGAATCGCTCCTACGAAAATACAGGGAAAACCGAGTTCCAGAGGAGAAATTAAAGGAGTTCTGCTTGCGCCACACTGAGGCGGAGCTAGAAGAATATCTAAAGATCACTGAGGTAGAGATAAAATGA
- a CDS encoding MFS transporter, translating to MMKRIGSGWIPLQFPKSFDKDLRLLVYSMASRRLSMGFLQVVRAIYFAILGFSPVQIGFLLSIATFVSALHYIVIGHLSDRFSRKVFFILGGIFASLRLVIFAISSDFWFLALGQGVGALGEGAGAGQPVVSAYISDKSKVVDRPQIFSTIAVTNALAATAGSMLAGLPVFFQKIWGVDIIRAHALLFWIGAFGSLLSIIFVLPLKDSRTKKEVVETGRKFLNVSDWRVIVRFSIVRITSGLGWGFIDSLLPLYFYIKFGVSGEVLGPIFAATRFLSVFSFGLIPEVVDRFGKIQSLVGSRIITGILAVAFSVTPWFPIAVVLMISLRIAIMFTMPIRQTFATTLVPPDEIATAIGVSSFARMTMRSVAPTIAGYMFEAISLSLPFMIGAGFLVANGLLYKIFFQQSDCIKENN from the coding sequence ATGATGAAAAGAATCGGTTCAGGGTGGATCCCCCTTCAGTTTCCTAAGAGCTTCGACAAGGACCTGCGATTACTTGTCTATTCCATGGCTTCCCGGCGGCTCTCTATGGGCTTCCTTCAGGTAGTGCGAGCAATCTACTTCGCCATCCTAGGCTTCAGCCCGGTCCAGATAGGGTTTCTTCTCTCTATCGCAACATTCGTGAGTGCCCTCCACTATATAGTGATCGGTCACCTCTCAGACCGATTCAGCCGTAAAGTTTTTTTTATTCTTGGAGGGATCTTTGCATCTCTGCGCTTGGTTATCTTCGCAATAAGCTCAGATTTCTGGTTCCTAGCCCTTGGCCAAGGTGTGGGGGCGTTAGGGGAGGGAGCAGGAGCTGGACAACCCGTAGTCTCTGCTTATATTTCAGATAAATCCAAGGTCGTGGATCGTCCGCAGATCTTTAGTACTATTGCGGTGACCAATGCTCTCGCAGCTACGGCCGGTTCTATGTTAGCAGGACTTCCGGTGTTCTTTCAGAAAATATGGGGCGTTGATATCATCAGAGCCCATGCGCTACTTTTCTGGATTGGAGCCTTCGGCTCATTGTTATCCATAATCTTCGTCCTCCCCTTGAAAGACTCCAGAACGAAGAAGGAGGTAGTGGAAACCGGACGAAAATTCTTGAACGTGAGTGACTGGAGGGTAATTGTCCGTTTCTCGATCGTGAGGATCACAAGCGGACTTGGATGGGGATTCATTGACTCCCTTTTACCACTATACTTTTATATTAAATTCGGCGTTTCAGGGGAGGTTTTAGGGCCTATCTTCGCAGCGACTCGGTTCCTAAGCGTCTTTAGTTTTGGACTCATCCCCGAAGTCGTCGATAGATTTGGGAAGATCCAATCATTGGTAGGGTCCCGAATCATCACGGGAATCCTAGCTGTGGCCTTCTCAGTGACTCCGTGGTTTCCAATCGCTGTAGTGCTCATGATTTCCCTTAGAATCGCCATAATGTTCACCATGCCTATCCGCCAAACCTTTGCCACCACCCTCGTCCCCCCAGATGAGATTGCGACCGCCATAGGCGTTAGCAGCTTCGCCAGGATGACCATGAGATCAGTGGCACCCACCATTGCTGGATATATGTTCGAGGCGATAAGCCTCTCCCTGCCGTTTATGATTGGCGCAGGGTTCCTGGTCGCGAACGGTTTACTATATAAGATCTTTTTTCAACAGTCGGATTGTATAAAGGAGAATAACTAG
- a CDS encoding molybdopterin molybdotransferase MoeA, which produces MTGMKPFKTLLSRMEALERIERNIGRVGRIEEIPIESAGARILAENVVADFFVPPFKRSAMDGYAVRAEDTYTASSLTSSRLKLIGVQHAGELFEGIVKKGECVQVATGSPVPEGSDAVVMVEFTKLEGDYVEIEKPAYPSANTTPIGEDIKKGDTVIELGEILTPAKVGALAALNRGTIRVYEKPRVAIFSTGSEIKPLGTELLPSQIYDMNSYTLTSIASSNGCEPVLKGIVPDDKESIKSSIIDAASHDIGIFSGGSSVGVRDLFGEIVEEMGEVLFHGLQVKPGKPTLFGMVQGTPIFGMPGYPTSCLSNAYIFLTPALRMMARLPPEHSRKLVARMSTRFVSSSGREQFLTVKVRNGTAFPAFKKSGTITSMVYADGYIILPVNLDVIEKGAEVEVTLFN; this is translated from the coding sequence ATGACTGGAATGAAGCCCTTCAAAACCCTCCTGTCACGAATGGAGGCACTTGAGAGGATAGAGAGAAACATTGGTAGGGTTGGTAGAATAGAGGAGATCCCCATTGAGAGTGCAGGGGCTAGGATCCTAGCCGAGAATGTTGTAGCGGATTTTTTCGTGCCTCCCTTCAAAAGGTCTGCTATGGATGGCTACGCCGTGAGGGCCGAGGATACCTACACCGCATCCAGTTTAACATCTAGTCGGTTAAAACTGATAGGCGTGCAACACGCGGGAGAGCTCTTTGAGGGAATAGTCAAGAAGGGGGAATGCGTCCAGGTTGCAACCGGGAGCCCCGTTCCTGAAGGGAGTGACGCCGTTGTCATGGTTGAGTTCACAAAACTCGAAGGAGACTATGTTGAGATTGAGAAGCCGGCCTATCCGAGTGCGAACACCACCCCTATAGGGGAGGATATCAAGAAGGGGGACACTGTCATCGAGTTGGGGGAGATCCTGACCCCTGCAAAGGTAGGCGCCCTTGCAGCCCTCAACCGGGGAACTATCAGAGTCTATGAGAAGCCACGGGTAGCTATATTTTCAACCGGCTCGGAAATCAAACCTCTGGGAACAGAGCTCTTACCGAGCCAGATATACGACATGAATTCATATACCCTTACATCGATAGCCTCCAGCAATGGCTGCGAACCTGTCCTAAAAGGGATTGTCCCAGACGACAAGGAAAGCATCAAGTCGTCTATTATCGATGCCGCGAGCCACGATATTGGCATCTTCTCTGGCGGGAGTTCCGTTGGTGTCCGAGATCTCTTTGGCGAGATTGTGGAGGAGATGGGAGAGGTCCTATTCCACGGCCTTCAAGTTAAACCCGGAAAACCTACACTCTTCGGCATGGTCCAGGGAACTCCCATTTTCGGGATGCCGGGGTATCCCACCTCCTGCCTAAGCAACGCCTACATTTTTCTGACTCCAGCCCTCAGGATGATGGCCAGGCTACCTCCTGAACATTCGAGAAAACTGGTCGCAAGGATGAGCACGCGATTCGTCTCCTCGTCCGGGAGGGAGCAGTTCCTTACAGTTAAGGTTAGGAACGGTACAGCTTTTCCAGCTTTTAAAAAGTCCGGGACGATAACTAGCATGGTATACGCAGACGGCTACATCATACTCCCGGTAAACCTAGACGTTATTGAAAAGGGAGCTGAGGTCGAAGTCACGCTGTTCAACTAG
- a CDS encoding MogA/MoaB family molybdenum cofactor biosynthesis protein → MKLEEHRRDQKVKAVVALIVTSDSRTMESDETGKNAVHLLEEAGHRVSSHVIVPNDTSKIHEMYTRFLIDPEVQVIITSGGTGISSKDKTVATVSSTLEKLIPGFGELFRRLSFEEIGHAAMSSRATAGTIHGKLIFCLPGSKGAMETALREIILPSLGHMLWELNR, encoded by the coding sequence TTGAAGTTAGAAGAGCATAGGAGAGACCAGAAGGTCAAGGCAGTTGTAGCACTAATAGTTACCAGCGACTCTAGGACGATGGAATCCGATGAGACTGGGAAGAACGCGGTCCACCTTCTCGAGGAGGCCGGACACAGGGTGTCCTCCCATGTTATCGTCCCCAATGATACCAGCAAGATCCACGAGATGTATACGCGATTCCTTATTGATCCAGAGGTCCAAGTTATTATTACCAGCGGGGGAACTGGCATCAGCTCCAAGGATAAGACCGTTGCCACAGTCTCCTCAACCTTAGAGAAACTCATTCCAGGATTCGGGGAACTCTTCAGGCGCCTCAGCTTCGAGGAGATCGGTCACGCGGCAATGTCCAGCAGGGCTACTGCGGGCACCATTCACGGAAAACTGATCTTCTGCCTCCCAGGATCCAAGGGAGCAATGGAGACCGCACTCAGGGAGATCATACTTCCCTCACTAGGTCACATGTTATGGGAGCTGAACAGATGA
- the moaC gene encoding cyclic pyranopterin monophosphate synthase MoaC has translation MNKRNNPIKMIDISDKKVVHREAVATGRINLRGDTIEKIRSGRIKKGDPLPTAEVACILAVKKTPDILPLCHPIPITSVDAEFQIKENYIEARCRVAADYKTGVEMEALTGVSVALLTLWDMVKYLEKDTAGQYPSTIITDVMVMEKRKH, from the coding sequence ATGAACAAACGGAATAACCCAATCAAGATGATCGATATCTCCGATAAGAAAGTCGTCCACCGGGAGGCAGTGGCAACTGGGAGGATAAACCTCAGAGGAGACACGATAGAGAAGATCAGGTCAGGAAGAATCAAGAAGGGAGATCCCTTACCAACTGCAGAGGTCGCCTGCATTCTCGCAGTCAAGAAAACGCCAGACATTCTACCCTTGTGCCACCCGATTCCTATCACATCCGTGGATGCCGAGTTCCAGATAAAAGAGAATTATATAGAGGCACGGTGTCGCGTCGCGGCGGATTATAAGACGGGGGTAGAGATGGAGGCTCTAACGGGTGTAAGCGTGGCTCTCCTCACCCTCTGGGACATGGTAAAATATCTGGAGAAGGACACGGCCGGACAGTACCCCTCGACGATTATCACAGACGTGATGGTCATGGAGAAGAGAAAGCATTGA
- a CDS encoding molybdenum cofactor biosynthesis protein MoaE, with amino-acid sequence MIKVTSEKFSIDEIVGSIRSGGIGAIVTFVGTVRDNSKGREVDRIEIQVYKDMAIKQLQAIREEAIAKYRIEEVAIVHRYGRLNVSNNIMMIAVGAGHRPEAFEACRYILEAIKEKVPLWKKEVTSEGDYWIEGKEYEQTE; translated from the coding sequence ATGATCAAGGTAACGAGTGAAAAGTTCTCTATTGATGAGATCGTCGGGAGCATCAGATCCGGAGGAATTGGAGCTATAGTTACATTTGTCGGAACTGTAAGGGATAATTCAAAGGGAAGGGAAGTAGACCGAATCGAGATCCAGGTCTACAAGGATATGGCGATTAAACAGCTCCAGGCCATCAGGGAGGAGGCTATAGCAAAGTATAGGATAGAAGAGGTCGCCATCGTCCATAGATATGGGAGATTAAACGTCTCTAATAACATCATGATGATCGCAGTGGGGGCGGGACACAGGCCTGAAGCTTTCGAGGCTTGCCGATACATCCTAGAGGCCATAAAGGAGAAGGTGCCCCTATGGAAGAAGGAGGTCACATCAGAGGGAGATTACTGGATAGAGGGAAAAGAGTATGAACAAACGGAATAA
- the moaD gene encoding molybdopterin converting factor subunit 1 has protein sequence METMKVNLKFFASFRLLTGTAGTELEIPEGTTTDDLRELINKKYEGFNEKTVLYAVNGEYVENNARLNEADTIAFFPPVSGG, from the coding sequence ATGGAGACCATGAAGGTGAACCTTAAGTTTTTTGCATCCTTCCGGCTGTTAACAGGCACAGCCGGTACAGAACTCGAGATTCCCGAGGGTACTACAACCGATGACTTAAGGGAATTGATCAATAAAAAATATGAGGGGTTTAATGAGAAGACGGTCCTCTATGCAGTCAACGGAGAATACGTCGAAAATAATGCACGACTAAATGAGGCCGATACTATTGCTTTCTTCCCGCCCGTTAGTGGTGGATGA
- the moaA gene encoding GTP 3',8-cyclase MoaA: MVDPHGRDVNSLRVSITQRCNFDCFFCHQEGESGSKREATPEEIETIVSVAAELGIGKVKITGGEPLLREDIFEIVRRVSTHMVEVSMTTNGYFLSEKACELKEAGLDRVNVSFHSGKPDIFCKINGSASYQRVKNGIAKAKICGLNPVKLNMVIMKGINAEEIPQMIDFSTKVGVTLQLIEYQPLERGTTDWSDYHYDLKPLEAELEARSSKVVEREMHRRRQYHLECGGVVEVVRPIHNSDFCIHCTRLRLTSDGELKPCLMREDNHVEAVSLLRNGGSRENIKTAFRKAVAKREPFWGWRP; this comes from the coding sequence ATGGTTGACCCCCACGGGCGCGATGTGAACAGTCTGAGAGTCTCAATAACCCAGAGATGCAATTTCGATTGCTTCTTTTGCCACCAGGAGGGGGAATCAGGGTCCAAGAGAGAAGCGACCCCTGAGGAGATTGAGACCATCGTGTCCGTGGCAGCGGAGCTCGGGATCGGCAAGGTAAAGATCACAGGCGGGGAGCCCCTTTTACGAGAGGACATCTTCGAGATTGTCCGGAGGGTCTCAACACATATGGTGGAGGTATCTATGACCACCAACGGCTATTTCCTCAGTGAGAAGGCATGTGAACTCAAAGAGGCGGGGCTCGACAGGGTAAATGTCAGCTTCCACTCGGGAAAGCCCGATATCTTCTGCAAGATCAATGGGAGTGCCTCCTACCAAAGGGTTAAGAATGGGATAGCTAAAGCAAAGATTTGTGGGCTAAACCCTGTAAAGCTCAATATGGTGATCATGAAAGGGATCAACGCGGAGGAGATCCCCCAGATGATCGATTTCTCGACTAAAGTGGGAGTTACCCTCCAGCTTATCGAGTACCAACCCCTTGAAAGGGGAACTACAGACTGGTCAGACTACCATTATGACCTCAAACCTCTGGAAGCGGAGCTGGAGGCACGCTCGTCTAAGGTTGTAGAGCGGGAGATGCATCGAAGGCGCCAATATCACCTTGAGTGCGGGGGGGTTGTGGAGGTAGTGAGGCCAATACATAACTCCGATTTCTGCATTCACTGCACCCGCCTCAGGCTCACTTCAGATGGGGAGCTGAAGCCCTGCCTCATGAGGGAGGACAACCACGTAGAGGCAGTCTCCTTGCTGAGGAATGGAGGGAGCCGGGAGAACATTAAAACGGCCTTCAGGAAAGCTGTAGCAAAAAGGGAGCCATTCTGGGGATGGAGACCATGA
- a CDS encoding substrate-binding domain-containing protein, with the protein MDEHIELYIFTELKRTRTIIIVGLLITLVGVTYVVWPRAKTSHLIVSTTTSLYDTGVIDLIEDAFEEKHRIDLHFISVGTGLAIAHAKRGDADMILVHAPGKEQEFMKEGFGVNRKIIAYNYFTIVGPPDDPARIRGMDTPEAMKTLVGRGRNGESVWVSRGDNSGTHSKEVKLWIMAGFDDSELSEESWYLQAGTGMGKTLQIAEEKHGYTITDMGTYLKYGEAGILSLEVMVESVPSLLNVYSAIAVNPDTVINAEFVSAMAFIKFLISEQGQAIIGEYGLEHYGRSLFNPALKLLETESDPKVTRWIEEAAFFMGSECPPEYRRGDINLYG; encoded by the coding sequence ATGGATGAACACATCGAGTTGTATATATTTACTGAGCTCAAGAGGACTAGGACGATCATAATTGTGGGTCTCCTAATAACCCTCGTTGGGGTGACTTATGTCGTATGGCCCAGAGCCAAAACTAGCCACCTTATCGTTTCTACTACCACAAGTCTCTATGATACGGGGGTCATCGACCTGATCGAGGACGCCTTCGAGGAGAAGCACCGGATAGATCTCCACTTTATTTCTGTTGGGACGGGTCTAGCGATTGCTCATGCGAAGAGGGGCGACGCGGATATGATCTTAGTCCATGCCCCCGGCAAAGAACAGGAGTTCATGAAAGAAGGTTTTGGTGTCAACCGGAAAATCATTGCCTATAACTATTTCACCATTGTCGGACCTCCCGATGACCCAGCTAGAATCAGGGGAATGGACACGCCAGAAGCAATGAAGACTCTTGTAGGAAGAGGAAGAAACGGCGAGTCCGTTTGGGTCTCCAGAGGTGACAACTCTGGGACACATTCGAAGGAAGTGAAGCTCTGGATTATGGCGGGCTTCGATGACTCGGAGCTGAGCGAGGAGTCTTGGTACCTACAGGCCGGCACAGGGATGGGGAAGACGCTCCAGATCGCCGAGGAGAAGCATGGATACACCATCACCGACATGGGGACCTATTTAAAGTACGGGGAGGCTGGCATCCTGAGTCTGGAGGTAATGGTGGAGTCGGTTCCGAGTCTCCTCAATGTCTACAGCGCCATTGCCGTGAACCCGGATACAGTCATAAATGCCGAGTTTGTGAGTGCTATGGCATTCATCAAGTTTCTTATCTCGGAGCAGGGGCAAGCCATCATCGGCGAATACGGTCTGGAGCACTATGGTAGGAGCCTATTCAACCCCGCCTTAAAGTTGCTGGAGACAGAATCCGATCCTAAAGTAACAAGGTGGATAGAGGAAGCCGCATTCTTTATGGGATCGGAATGCCCCCCAGAATATCGTCGAGGGGATATCAATCTCTACGGGTGA
- a CDS encoding ABC transporter permease, giving the protein MTGDRGLIEITFRAITVSGLATVLASCWSIPFGVFLGLGSFKGRQFLKGVFNAIMGVPAVAIGLLFYLILSRSGPLGSLQLLYTPSAIILGQSVLITPILVSLLAATVETVDPDIKRLALTLGASELKANLTVLGESMGGILLSISASFNRAIAELGVALMLGGNIRGATRVLTTVIALETGRGAIPLGISLTVVLIGIVGVMNALLYIAQRWL; this is encoded by the coding sequence ATGACCGGTGACAGAGGACTCATCGAAATAACCTTCAGGGCTATCACCGTCTCTGGCCTCGCCACAGTTCTAGCCTCATGTTGGTCGATTCCTTTCGGCGTCTTTTTAGGTCTAGGGAGCTTCAAAGGAAGACAATTCCTCAAAGGTGTATTCAACGCTATAATGGGGGTGCCAGCAGTCGCCATTGGGCTCCTGTTCTATCTCATTCTATCAAGATCGGGGCCTCTTGGCAGCCTCCAGTTACTCTACACACCCTCAGCAATCATCCTCGGCCAGTCCGTCCTGATTACTCCAATCCTAGTGAGCCTATTAGCGGCGACCGTTGAGACCGTTGATCCTGATATCAAGAGACTTGCACTCACGTTAGGAGCGTCAGAGCTGAAGGCCAACCTCACGGTCCTCGGGGAATCCATGGGGGGCATACTCCTCTCGATATCGGCTAGCTTCAACAGGGCGATCGCAGAGTTGGGTGTTGCCCTCATGCTAGGAGGAAATATACGGGGGGCTACCCGAGTCCTCACTACTGTGATCGCTCTAGAGACGGGGAGGGGAGCGATCCCCCTAGGAATTTCCTTAACCGTCGTACTTATCGGTATAGTGGGCGTTATGAACGCCCTTCTCTACATCGCCCAAAGGTGGCTTTAG
- a CDS encoding ABC transporter ATP-binding protein codes for MMELWGVYKRYGETEALRDISLKIRKGEVITVLGPNGSGKSTLLRIIAALEQPTGGKVLFKGKKFDFDEIGGWRKRATLVFQRPVVLRGSVFENIAYGLRQRSLPRDEVEVRVSEALYTLGLHVLAKRKAKSLSGGEKQRLSIARALVLETDLLLLDEPTVNLDPESLEIVKNLIHGLRKRPDITVVFATHDIEIARNLSDRVVLLSGGQIVEVGSTRDLMLNPSTDMARFVRTENVFTGHSKRVNGVSHIMVNGVEIVGAFSTEGRTTIDVMPEDILISKRIMVSSARNNLQGKIIMVEEIDDIFRIRVDVGVVFTVQITRRSLKEMGLNAGQEVYLTFKASSVRLLKAE; via the coding sequence ATGATGGAGCTCTGGGGCGTATACAAAAGATATGGAGAGACAGAAGCCCTACGAGACATATCTCTCAAGATCCGGAAGGGTGAAGTGATCACGGTTTTAGGGCCAAATGGTTCAGGGAAATCGACTCTCTTGAGAATAATTGCCGCGCTCGAGCAACCAACTGGAGGGAAAGTTCTGTTCAAGGGGAAGAAGTTTGACTTTGACGAAATTGGGGGGTGGAGGAAGAGGGCGACCCTCGTGTTCCAACGACCAGTCGTTCTCAGAGGTAGCGTTTTTGAAAATATAGCTTACGGACTCAGGCAGAGAAGTCTCCCAAGAGATGAGGTAGAGGTGCGAGTGTCTGAAGCCCTCTATACGTTAGGGCTTCACGTCCTGGCAAAGAGAAAAGCAAAGAGCCTTTCCGGAGGCGAAAAGCAGAGGCTCTCAATCGCCAGGGCATTAGTTCTGGAGACAGACCTCCTGCTCCTCGACGAACCCACTGTCAACTTGGACCCTGAGAGTCTTGAGATCGTTAAGAACTTGATTCATGGGTTAAGGAAGAGACCAGATATCACAGTTGTGTTCGCTACCCATGATATTGAGATCGCTAGGAATCTTTCTGATAGGGTGGTCTTACTAAGCGGTGGTCAGATCGTCGAAGTCGGCTCGACCCGAGACCTCATGTTAAATCCATCAACCGATATGGCAAGGTTCGTGAGGACTGAGAACGTCTTCACCGGTCACTCAAAGAGGGTTAATGGGGTCTCACATATCATGGTGAATGGTGTTGAAATAGTCGGGGCATTTAGTACAGAGGGTAGAACCACCATTGATGTGATGCCAGAGGATATCCTCATCTCGAAAAGAATCATGGTATCTAGTGCTCGGAATAACTTGCAAGGGAAGATAATAATGGTCGAAGAGATCGATGACATCTTCAGGATTAGAGTGGATGTCGGCGTCGTCTTTACAGTCCAGATTACGAGGAGGTCACTCAAAGAGATGGGTCTCAACGCAGGTCAGGAAGTTTACCTTACATTCAAGGCATCCTCCGTCAGGCTCCTCAAGGCAGAGTAG
- a CDS encoding RNA-binding domain-containing protein, which translates to MIIPINLIREIEIYTFSHATEDEEKVEKAIKNLLPEGNQDLWLTRNTLKGYHGDPITIVSGKIRTKKGATGVLWRVVQELSSLDQQRLLDELEERLDEGGNFHIRLDKQNAYLGKICLLETDPVKMKFRLRLPHGRDRAEYVREVIHTMILEDSPT; encoded by the coding sequence ATGATTATCCCCATAAACTTGATCAGGGAGATTGAGATCTACACTTTTTCTCACGCCACGGAGGACGAAGAGAAGGTTGAAAAGGCTATAAAGAACCTTCTCCCGGAGGGAAACCAGGACCTCTGGCTCACGAGGAATACGCTAAAAGGATATCACGGAGATCCTATCACTATCGTATCGGGAAAGATACGAACGAAGAAAGGGGCGACCGGGGTCCTCTGGAGAGTGGTGCAGGAGCTTTCATCCCTTGACCAGCAAAGACTGCTGGACGAGCTAGAGGAGAGGTTAGATGAGGGAGGAAACTTCCATATTCGACTTGATAAGCAAAACGCATATCTGGGCAAGATCTGCCTGTTGGAGACAGATCCGGTGAAAATGAAGTTCAGGCTCAGGTTACCCCACGGGAGGGACCGAGCAGAGTATGTCCGCGAAGTTATCCACACTATGATTCTGGAGGACTCACCGACGTGA
- a CDS encoding RNase P subunit p30 family protein, which translates to MRRFVDLNIRDPGDTRVLTEMLELASKLGFKGITLSSERPQPQMMRNKALSVGIDLSNRIDLRPRSTNELSKALRRVRRKFEIIAVCCENKTVSRQAAKDHRVDILTFPPLRTNKSRVGLDRQGAALASKSNCAYEICLSDLLEPSVDRARFLIDLKRDISNAIHEGVPMVVSSGAGSPLQMREPRAIASITNLLGISKDKGLDAVSEIPRIILERNREKLRLGFISPGVKEVR; encoded by the coding sequence GTGAGGCGATTCGTCGATCTCAACATCCGGGACCCAGGTGATACCCGAGTTCTCACTGAGATGCTGGAACTTGCTTCAAAGCTGGGGTTCAAAGGCATCACTCTATCATCTGAGAGACCTCAACCGCAGATGATGAGAAACAAAGCCTTGTCTGTGGGTATTGATCTCTCGAATAGGATCGACCTGAGGCCTAGGAGCACCAACGAGTTATCCAAGGCCCTCCGGCGTGTCCGCAGAAAATTCGAGATCATAGCCGTCTGTTGCGAAAACAAAACTGTATCAAGGCAGGCAGCAAAGGATCACCGGGTTGATATTCTCACCTTTCCCCCCCTAAGAACCAATAAGAGTCGGGTAGGTTTAGACCGTCAGGGAGCAGCTCTTGCTTCAAAATCTAACTGCGCCTATGAGATTTGCCTCTCCGACTTGCTTGAACCAAGCGTCGACAGAGCAAGGTTCCTGATAGACCTAAAACGGGACATCTCGAACGCGATACATGAGGGTGTGCCCATGGTGGTTTCGAGTGGAGCTGGATCTCCTCTCCAAATGCGGGAGCCTCGAGCCATAGCTTCGATCACCAACCTCCTTGGAATCTCTAAGGACAAAGGCCTCGATGCTGTATCTGAGATCCCCCGAATTATATTGGAAAGAAACCGAGAGAAACTCAGGCTAGGCTTCATCAGCCCAGGCGTAAAGGAGGTCCGATGA